The following coding sequences lie in one Mucilaginibacter sp. KACC 22773 genomic window:
- a CDS encoding DUF420 domain-containing protein, translating into MTDKFILRFVAAVTIFVIAVVVVLNRHLIPGPAVAPAFTPYLPMLNAVLNGACTVLLLLSLYFIKQGNITVHKRLNILTFCLSSTFLVSYILFHYLMRHDTLYGDANFDGILSDSERAQAGGMRTLYLSILTPHIILAAGVLPLILLSFYRGLQMQVEKHRKLVRWTFPIWLFVTITGVIVYLMIKPYYNF; encoded by the coding sequence ATGACCGATAAATTTATACTCCGTTTTGTTGCAGCCGTTACCATATTTGTAATAGCGGTTGTTGTAGTATTAAACAGGCACCTGATTCCGGGCCCCGCGGTTGCACCGGCATTTACGCCATACCTGCCTATGCTTAACGCGGTGCTAAATGGCGCCTGTACGGTGCTTTTATTGCTATCCTTATACTTTATTAAGCAAGGCAACATCACGGTGCATAAGCGGCTTAATATCCTTACGTTTTGTTTGTCATCAACATTCCTGGTATCCTATATCCTGTTTCATTACCTTATGCGCCATGATACCTTGTATGGCGATGCCAATTTCGACGGCATCCTGTCTGATTCGGAACGAGCGCAGGCTGGTGGAATGCGTACTTTGTACCTTTCTATTTTAACGCCACACATCATACTGGCGGCAGGTGTATTGCCGCTAATATTATTAAGTTTTTACCGCGGCCTGCAAATGCAGGTTGAAAAACACCGTAAACTGGTACGCTGGACGTTCCCGATATGGCTGTTTGTAACCATTACCGGGGTAATTGTTTATTTGATGATAAAGCCTTATTATAATTTTTAA
- a CDS encoding SCO family protein, translated as MKAAIWKKITVLVLILAVPGFLYYLLTAKGKNRYKPLAHFGPKEVAKTTHRFHGKDIPDTNYYQLPSFKLTDQDGKPFTEANLKGKIFVASFFYTHCPTVCSTINNNLSYLVGTYWKNKMVYFTSITVDPDRDTPDVLKKYLQSFKPESNRWVFLTGDTTSVYNLARNGFLVDAVQTGKDDFIYSDKLILIDQDKHIRGYYSGANTNDVNRLNDEIKVLIAEELRKVDKALY; from the coding sequence ATGAAAGCTGCCATCTGGAAAAAAATTACAGTCCTGGTGCTCATATTAGCAGTACCAGGATTTTTGTATTATTTACTAACCGCTAAGGGGAAAAACAGGTATAAACCGCTTGCTCATTTTGGCCCTAAAGAGGTTGCCAAAACCACCCACAGGTTTCACGGTAAGGATATTCCTGATACCAATTACTACCAGCTGCCATCATTTAAACTTACCGATCAGGATGGTAAACCTTTTACAGAAGCTAATCTTAAGGGAAAGATTTTTGTAGCAAGTTTTTTTTATACCCATTGCCCCACCGTTTGCAGTACTATCAATAATAACTTAAGTTACCTGGTAGGTACCTACTGGAAAAACAAAATGGTGTATTTTACATCCATCACGGTTGACCCCGACCGGGATACACCTGATGTTTTAAAAAAATACCTGCAAAGCTTTAAGCCCGAATCAAACCGCTGGGTGTTTTTAACCGGCGATACCACATCGGTATATAACCTGGCCCGCAATGGCTTTTTGGTTGATGCGGTACAAACGGGCAAAGACGATTTTATATACAGCGATAAGCTGATACTGATTGACCAGGACAAGCACATCCGCGGTTATTACTCGGGCGCTAATACCAATGATGTAAACCGCCTTAACGACGAGATAAAAGTGCTGATAGCCGAAGAACTGCGCAAAGTTGATAAAGCCTTATATTAA
- a CDS encoding cytochrome c oxidase subunit 3 encodes MMASIQKNPDRLDLEPKKFNMWIFIFTSCMFFAALTSGFIVYSGGKGHGLNVIMPAAFLYSTVIIVLSSGTLFLASKAAKNLQIAKQRTYLWLTLALGIAFFAMQIYAMYILTYKMQVYFVNDNASRSFVYVFAGAHLAHIFAAILLLLSTLTGAYKNIPQVRNLYKMQMTSIFWHFLGIIWIYLYVFLLLNQN; translated from the coding sequence ATGATGGCTTCGATTCAAAAAAATCCCGACAGGCTTGATCTGGAACCCAAGAAATTCAATATGTGGATTTTTATATTCACATCGTGTATGTTTTTTGCGGCCTTAACCAGCGGGTTTATTGTTTATAGCGGCGGCAAGGGGCATGGGCTCAATGTAATTATGCCGGCCGCGTTTCTTTATAGTACTGTAATTATAGTACTAAGCAGCGGTACCTTGTTTTTAGCATCAAAGGCCGCAAAAAACCTGCAAATTGCAAAGCAGCGTACCTATTTATGGCTTACACTGGCATTGGGTATTGCCTTTTTTGCCATGCAAATTTACGCCATGTATATACTTACCTACAAAATGCAGGTTTACTTTGTAAACGATAATGCATCACGTTCGTTTGTTTATGTGTTTGCGGGCGCGCACCTGGCTCACATATTTGCAGCAATATTATTGTTATTGAGCACACTTACAGGGGCATATAAGAACATTCCGCAGGTACGTAACCTGTATAAAATGCAAATGACTTCTATTTTTTGGCATTTTCTCGGAATTATATGGATTTATCTGTATGTTTTTTTACTTTTGAACCAAAATTAA
- a CDS encoding DUF4286 family protein, giving the protein MIVYNDTIILDEAIHNEWLHYMKTIHIPAVMATGHFSSHRILRVIDSPNEGVTYCIQYNADSIDQFQQYYMNHLHKLQATHQQMFDEKFVIFNTLMEEME; this is encoded by the coding sequence ATGATTGTATACAACGATACTATAATACTTGACGAAGCCATCCATAACGAATGGCTTCATTATATGAAAACCATTCACATCCCGGCTGTAATGGCTACCGGGCATTTTAGCTCGCACCGCATTTTAAGGGTTATCGATTCTCCAAACGAAGGGGTTACCTACTGCATCCAGTACAATGCCGATAGCATTGATCAGTTTCAGCAGTATTACATGAACCATTTGCACAAGTTACAGGCTACCCATCAGCAAATGTTTGATGAAAAGTTTGTGATTTTTAATACGCTAATGGAAGAGATGGAATAA
- a CDS encoding cytochrome c oxidase subunit 3, protein MSTTVSQIDEVKTTPWSGGRSPFNVEYGKIMMWFFLLSDAFTFSSLLISYGSLRFSASVWPAADKVFQSVPGLIDHGAPLVFVGIMTFILIVSSVTMVLAVEAGHRNAKKEVVGWMILTIVFGFMFLGCQALEWAHLHHEGFWWGSTPGKEALSEFFNAGGTEAARHMTAQEFANLFFTITGFHGFHVFTGVIINIIITVNVLLGTYEKRGSYLMIEKVGLYWHFVDLVWVFVFTFFYLV, encoded by the coding sequence ATGAGTACAACAGTATCACAAATTGATGAAGTAAAAACAACTCCGTGGTCTGGAGGGAGGTCTCCCTTCAATGTTGAGTACGGAAAAATTATGATGTGGTTTTTTCTCCTTTCGGATGCATTTACCTTTTCGTCATTACTAATTTCTTACGGCTCACTGCGTTTCAGCGCAAGTGTTTGGCCGGCTGCAGATAAAGTTTTCCAATCGGTTCCAGGTCTTATCGATCACGGTGCTCCGTTGGTTTTCGTGGGTATCATGACTTTTATATTGATCGTTAGCTCTGTAACGATGGTATTGGCAGTTGAGGCAGGTCATCGTAACGCTAAAAAAGAAGTTGTAGGGTGGATGATTTTAACTATTGTTTTTGGCTTCATGTTCCTGGGTTGCCAGGCGTTAGAGTGGGCTCACTTACATCACGAAGGTTTTTGGTGGGGCAGCACTCCGGGCAAAGAAGCTTTAAGTGAATTTTTTAATGCAGGAGGTACCGAAGCTGCAAGGCATATGACCGCGCAGGAATTTGCCAACCTGTTTTTCACCATCACCGGTTTCCACGGTTTCCACGTATTTACGGGTGTTATCATCAATATCATTATCACTGTTAACGTGTTGTTAGGCACCTACGAAAAAAGAGGTAGCTACTTAATGATTGAGAAGGTTGGCCTTTACTGGCACTTTGTAGACCTTGTTTGGGTATTTGTGTTTACCTTCTTTTACTTAGTTTAA
- a CDS encoding DUF2461 domain-containing protein, which translates to MIYQESLDFLKDLADNNNREWFTANKERYDAARENVIDFTGQMLAKLQKIDPAIDETIDAKKRVMRIYRDIRFSKNKTPYKNNFGVSIPSGGSRGGTVEFYLQIQPGNSFIGGGYWMPEAPHLKVIRQEIDYNASELKNIIDDKEFVKLFGDFRKQEQLKSVPREYGAENENIDLLKLKSFVAWHKITDEEITAGGVVQLVADICSKIYPLNVFLKNALA; encoded by the coding sequence ATGATTTACCAGGAAAGTCTTGATTTTTTAAAAGATCTGGCCGATAACAATAACCGCGAGTGGTTTACGGCCAATAAAGAACGCTACGATGCCGCGCGTGAAAACGTGATTGATTTTACCGGCCAGATGCTTGCCAAATTGCAAAAGATTGACCCGGCCATTGATGAAACCATCGACGCCAAAAAACGCGTGATGCGCATTTACCGCGATATCCGTTTCAGTAAGAATAAAACGCCATATAAAAATAATTTCGGGGTAAGCATTCCGTCCGGCGGTTCAAGAGGAGGTACGGTGGAGTTTTATTTGCAAATTCAGCCGGGCAATTCTTTTATAGGCGGTGGTTACTGGATGCCCGAGGCGCCCCACCTGAAAGTTATCCGCCAGGAAATTGATTATAATGCTTCGGAGTTGAAGAATATTATTGACGATAAGGAGTTTGTGAAGCTGTTTGGCGACTTCCGAAAACAAGAACAGCTAAAGTCTGTTCCTCGTGAATATGGTGCTGAAAATGAAAACATCGACCTGCTAAAACTGAAAAGCTTTGTTGCCTGGCACAAAATAACCGACGAGGAAATAACTGCAGGGGGAGTCGTGCAACTGGTAGCCGATATTTGCAGCAAAATATACCCGTTGAATGTTTTTCTGAAAAATGCGCTTGCATAG
- the cyoE gene encoding heme o synthase, with translation MKWSDYSKFIKLRLTFMVTLSASISFLIGSMANNHAHWVSGINWINWIKLIVGGFLVTSAANGFNEMIEKDLDKLMKRTMDRPLPSGKMTNGQALVLSLGMGMAGTYLLGSLNLLTGLLSVFSILLYAFAYTPLKRKSPIAVFVGAIPGALPALIGYVAAQQHGRIDEIALILFAIQFVWQFPHFWAIAWVLDDDYKLAGFRLLPTGSRNLGSAVITFIFTLILVPVSLLPTIYHYGGYYVGAVSLVCSIVFLYQAYNLLRTQQIEAARKLMFGSFMYLPIVQLMFLFDFIGK, from the coding sequence ATGAAATGGAGTGATTATTCAAAATTTATAAAATTGAGGCTCACCTTTATGGTTACCCTTTCTGCCTCGATATCTTTTTTGATAGGCAGTATGGCTAATAACCACGCACATTGGGTAAGCGGTATTAACTGGATAAACTGGATAAAACTAATTGTGGGTGGTTTTTTGGTTACTTCAGCAGCCAACGGCTTTAACGAGATGATTGAAAAAGACCTGGATAAGCTAATGAAACGTACTATGGACCGGCCATTACCATCAGGTAAAATGACTAACGGACAGGCGCTTGTTTTGAGCCTGGGTATGGGTATGGCCGGTACCTATTTATTAGGGAGCCTTAACCTGCTAACAGGCTTGCTATCGGTGTTTTCGATATTACTGTATGCGTTTGCATATACGCCACTAAAACGTAAATCGCCGATAGCGGTATTTGTTGGGGCTATCCCCGGCGCATTGCCCGCACTTATTGGATATGTTGCCGCGCAACAACACGGGCGCATTGACGAAATAGCGCTAATATTATTTGCCATTCAGTTTGTGTGGCAGTTTCCGCACTTTTGGGCTATTGCCTGGGTGTTGGATGATGATTATAAATTGGCCGGTTTCAGGCTGTTGCCTACAGGCAGCCGCAATTTAGGAAGTGCGGTAATTACCTTTATATTTACACTGATATTGGTACCGGTAAGTTTATTGCCAACCATTTACCACTACGGCGGTTACTATGTTGGCGCGGTATCATTAGTATGCAGTATTGTTTTTTTATACCAGGCTTATAACCTGTTGCGTACACAGCAAATTGAGGCGGCCCGTAAATTAATGTTTGGGTCGTTTATGTATTTGCCCATAGTGCAATTAATGTTTTTATTTGATTTTATAGGAAAGTGA
- a CDS encoding COX15/CtaA family protein, producing the protein MNTAAPNKRFQKTGLITIVLLFVLILAGGVVRSSGSGMGCPDWPKCFGRYIPPTSSADLPKDYKQTYVEKRLAKNQRFAKTLDVFGYSELARRIREDRSILVPEEFNAGKTWTEYINRLIGAISGIFLLLSAVYSLGYWKIDKKITLLSIFNLILVVFQAWLGSIVVSTNLVAWIVTVHMLLALAILAICIYTYHLARVYGNGKLNTSPVIYIVTLAALVLSVLQITFGTEVREKIDAVAAHFQGGYRSNWIKGAGEIFTHHRDMSILIFLINVVLYALIRKKFNRHSIHQQLMSFNFLMIMLQIVTGILLSYSALPPVAQAAHILLASLIFGAQFYLLLNLHQSVNVRGVSK; encoded by the coding sequence ATGAACACAGCCGCACCCAACAAACGTTTTCAAAAAACAGGCCTCATAACAATTGTTCTACTTTTTGTTTTGATACTTGCGGGCGGTGTTGTACGTAGTTCAGGATCGGGAATGGGATGCCCCGATTGGCCTAAATGCTTTGGCCGTTATATACCGCCAACAAGCAGCGCCGATTTGCCCAAAGATTACAAGCAAACCTATGTTGAAAAGCGGCTGGCCAAAAATCAGCGTTTTGCCAAAACACTGGATGTATTTGGTTACAGTGAGTTGGCCCGCAGGATTCGTGAAGACAGGTCAATCCTGGTACCTGAGGAGTTTAATGCCGGCAAAACCTGGACAGAATATATAAACCGTTTAATCGGTGCTATATCCGGTATATTTTTGTTGCTATCTGCAGTGTATTCGTTGGGATATTGGAAAATAGATAAAAAGATTACCCTTTTAAGCATATTTAATTTGATCCTGGTAGTTTTCCAGGCCTGGCTTGGGTCTATCGTGGTATCAACCAACCTGGTGGCCTGGATAGTTACGGTACATATGTTATTGGCCCTGGCCATACTTGCCATATGCATTTACACTTATCATTTGGCCCGGGTTTATGGCAATGGTAAATTAAATACAAGCCCGGTTATATATATAGTAACATTGGCTGCATTGGTGCTAAGCGTATTGCAGATAACGTTTGGCACCGAGGTACGGGAGAAAATAGATGCGGTTGCTGCTCATTTTCAGGGTGGTTATCGCAGTAACTGGATAAAGGGCGCTGGCGAAATTTTCACGCATCACCGCGATATGTCTATTTTGATATTTTTGATAAACGTGGTGCTTTATGCATTGATCCGTAAAAAGTTTAACCGGCATTCAATTCACCAGCAGTTAATGAGCTTTAATTTTTTAATGATCATGCTGCAGATTGTTACCGGTATCCTGCTTTCGTATTCGGCTTTGCCACCGGTAGCGCAGGCAGCACATATTTTATTGGCAAGTTTAATATTTGGGGCGCAGTTTTATTTGCTGTTGAATTTACATCAATCGGTTAACGTTAGGGGGGTAAGCAAATGA
- a CDS encoding OmpA/MotB family protein, which yields MKIKYLLLAAIFCVALNSCKILSPKEYRSLVAQRDSLNTRTGNLEEELSRLQNDTARLHRQINDLRDNNNALNNNLDVTSTKANQLAVDLQKREARLKEVEEILKKRDEATNALKNKLQKALLGFQQSGLTVDIRNGKVYVSLTDKLLFPSGSIIIDDKGKEALKQLAAVLNKEPDINMAVEGHTDDKKVKNLGQIKDNWDLSVLRATSVTRYLTEVEMVDPHRLTATGKGEFQPIDTANTDEARTKNRRIEIVLTPKLDELYNLISK from the coding sequence ATGAAAATCAAATATCTTTTATTAGCCGCTATTTTTTGTGTGGCCCTTAACTCATGTAAAATATTATCGCCAAAAGAGTATAGGTCGTTAGTCGCGCAGCGCGATTCATTGAATACCCGTACCGGTAACCTGGAAGAAGAACTTTCGCGCCTGCAAAACGATACCGCGCGCCTGCACCGCCAGATTAACGATTTACGCGACAATAACAACGCCTTAAATAACAACCTGGATGTTACATCAACCAAAGCAAACCAACTGGCTGTTGACCTGCAAAAGCGCGAGGCACGGTTAAAAGAGGTAGAAGAAATTCTGAAAAAGCGCGACGAGGCTACCAATGCACTAAAAAATAAATTGCAAAAAGCATTACTGGGCTTTCAGCAAAGCGGTTTAACGGTGGATATTCGTAACGGCAAAGTATATGTATCGCTTACAGATAAACTGTTGTTTCCGTCGGGGAGTATCATTATTGATGACAAAGGAAAAGAAGCCTTAAAACAACTGGCTGCGGTACTGAATAAAGAACCAGACATCAACATGGCTGTTGAAGGCCATACCGACGATAAAAAAGTGAAAAATCTTGGCCAGATAAAAGATAACTGGGATTTGAGCGTACTGCGCGCCACATCAGTAACCCGTTACCTTACCGAGGTTGAGATGGTCGACCCGCACCGACTCACCGCTACAGGTAAAGGCGAGTTTCAACCAATTGATACAGCCAATACCGACGAAGCCCGCACCAAAAACCGTAGGATTGAAATTGTGCTCACTCCGAAACTGGATGAACTTTATAACCTGATAAGTAAATAA
- a CDS encoding tetratricopeptide repeat protein, with the protein MRVLFTTIIFVLLGTVTLFAQDNELQLAMQYNANGETQKALEIYEKLYKQNNETYYSYYVNTLLNLKKFDEAENITKKLQRKHPGINQYQIMLGTIYTQQGKLDKANTIYDYLLKNLPADQMEIASLANQFYQNANIDYAIKIFIQGRKLLKNDEAFTYELINLYRFKRDKVSLTDEYLNFLPANPSFITQAESNFAIVFEGAADYDLLKAALLRRIQKDPQQTIYVELLTWQYMQQKEYDLALNQALALSRRQNDDGNNIYELCRTLTASEAYDAAIRGYEYIIAKGAGNPLYIPAKIELINTKNLKVTTGKYLPADLLGLEQDYIALLTEFGRNNNTVFAMQKLANLQAFKLHKLNDAQKLLESAIAIPNIRTELLASCKLDLGDVYMLNNLPWEATLTYSQVEKGFENTNIAQDAKFRNAKMAYYTGDFTWAKGQLDVLKAATSQLIANDALNLLLLINDNTAADSAGAALKIYARADLQIFAEQPEKALMTLDSIDKKFPGNSLSDDILMAKSRIFIQQKNYNDAVPLLKKIFNDHPTELWADDAVFMLGDIYENHLDDKTSAKAWYQKIITDYPGSLWINEARKRFRLLRGDKADS; encoded by the coding sequence ATGAGGGTTTTATTTACAACTATTATTTTTGTTTTGCTGGGCACTGTTACACTGTTTGCACAGGATAACGAACTCCAGCTGGCCATGCAATATAATGCCAATGGCGAAACTCAAAAAGCGCTTGAAATTTACGAAAAACTATATAAGCAAAACAACGAAACCTATTATTCTTACTACGTAAACACCCTGTTAAACCTCAAAAAATTTGATGAGGCCGAAAATATTACCAAAAAACTGCAGCGTAAACACCCCGGCATAAACCAATACCAGATTATGCTGGGCACCATTTACACCCAGCAGGGTAAGCTTGATAAAGCAAACACCATATATGATTACCTGCTGAAAAACCTGCCTGCCGATCAAATGGAGATTGCCAGCCTGGCCAACCAATTTTACCAGAATGCCAATATTGATTATGCCATAAAAATATTTATACAGGGCCGTAAACTGCTTAAAAACGATGAAGCTTTTACTTACGAACTCATCAACCTCTATCGTTTTAAACGCGATAAGGTTTCACTTACCGATGAGTATCTTAATTTTTTGCCGGCAAACCCAAGCTTCATTACCCAGGCCGAAAGCAATTTTGCCATAGTGTTTGAAGGTGCAGCCGATTATGACCTGCTTAAGGCAGCATTGCTAAGGCGTATTCAAAAAGACCCGCAGCAAACCATCTATGTTGAATTGCTTACCTGGCAGTATATGCAGCAAAAAGAGTACGACCTGGCGCTTAACCAGGCCCTGGCACTCAGCCGCAGGCAAAATGACGATGGCAACAACATTTATGAGTTGTGCCGTACCCTTACCGCCAGCGAGGCTTATGACGCCGCCATTCGTGGTTACGAATATATTATTGCCAAAGGTGCAGGCAATCCTTTATATATCCCGGCTAAGATCGAACTCATCAACACCAAAAATTTAAAGGTTACTACCGGCAAATACCTGCCTGCCGATTTGCTGGGGCTTGAACAGGATTACATAGCCCTGCTTACCGAATTTGGGCGCAACAACAATACCGTTTTTGCCATGCAAAAGCTGGCCAATTTGCAGGCTTTTAAACTCCACAAGCTTAATGATGCTCAAAAATTATTGGAGAGCGCCATCGCAATCCCCAATATCCGCACCGAGCTGCTGGCAAGCTGTAAACTCGATTTGGGCGATGTGTATATGCTGAATAATCTGCCATGGGAAGCCACCCTGACATATAGCCAGGTTGAAAAAGGTTTTGAGAATACCAACATCGCCCAGGATGCCAAATTTCGGAATGCAAAAATGGCCTATTATACCGGCGATTTTACCTGGGCCAAAGGACAGCTGGATGTTTTGAAAGCGGCTACATCACAATTGATAGCAAATGACGCCCTCAACCTGTTACTGCTAATTAATGATAACACCGCGGCCGATAGCGCCGGCGCTGCGTTAAAAATATATGCCCGGGCCGACCTACAGATTTTTGCCGAACAACCCGAAAAGGCTTTAATGACCTTAGATAGTATCGACAAAAAATTCCCGGGCAATAGCCTTAGCGATGATATATTAATGGCCAAATCGCGCATTTTCATTCAGCAGAAAAACTATAACGACGCGGTACCTCTGCTCAAAAAAATCTTCAACGATCACCCTACCGAGCTTTGGGCTGATGACGCCGTTTTTATGCTGGGCGATATTTACGAAAACCACCTTGACGATAAAACAAGTGCCAAAGCATGGTACCAAAAAATAATCACCGATTATCCTGGCAGTCTCTGGATCAACGAAGCCCGCAAACGGTTCAGGTTGCTGAGGGGCGATAAAGCCGACTCGTAG
- a CDS encoding cytochrome C oxidase subunit IV family protein yields the protein MSTESHEVHHEGGDHQSMTKGRILKVAGILSIITAIEFIIALYMVPKGILPIHFANPVYIVLTLFKAFYIVAYFMHLKFEKLGLALAIIVPILFIIGLILVLTNESHHWIDLRG from the coding sequence ATGTCAACAGAATCACACGAAGTTCACCACGAAGGTGGCGATCATCAATCAATGACCAAGGGAAGGATACTAAAAGTAGCTGGTATCTTGTCGATTATTACAGCGATTGAATTCATTATTGCATTGTATATGGTGCCAAAAGGTATTCTTCCAATACATTTTGCTAATCCTGTATACATCGTATTAACGCTGTTTAAAGCATTTTACATCGTAGCTTACTTTATGCACTTAAAGTTCGAGAAGCTTGGTTTGGCTTTGGCAATTATTGTCCCAATTTTATTTATAATCGGTTTAATCCTGGTACTTACTAACGAAAGCCACCACTGGATTGATCTTCGGGGGTAA
- a CDS encoding DUF983 domain-containing protein, translated as MPETPKSWAMLNCKCPRCRRGDMFQGGPYSFANKINLNCPHCNLYFEIEPGYFYAAMYVSYALNVLEALGLAWLTYLVTHNSDSPWLYLGVLIAGCILLAPINFRYSRVLLLYWLSPKIHYQAYLDTDDLPGKS; from the coding sequence ATGCCCGAAACGCCAAAATCATGGGCTATGCTCAACTGTAAATGTCCGCGTTGCCGCAGGGGCGATATGTTCCAGGGTGGGCCCTATAGTTTTGCCAACAAAATAAATTTAAACTGCCCGCATTGTAACCTGTACTTTGAAATTGAGCCCGGCTATTTTTACGCGGCTATGTATGTTAGTTACGCGCTTAATGTGCTGGAGGCCCTGGGCCTTGCCTGGCTCACTTATTTAGTTACGCACAATTCCGATTCACCCTGGTTATATCTTGGTGTATTAATAGCCGGCTGTATTTTACTGGCACCTATAAATTTCAGATATTCGCGGGTACTGTTGTTGTATTGGTTATCGCCAAAGATACATTACCAGGCTTATTTAGATACCGATGATTTACCAGGAAAGTCTTGA